The following proteins come from a genomic window of Planctomycetota bacterium:
- a CDS encoding PTS sugar transporter subunit IIA: MRLTDIIKLDCIAVPLSATDKQGAIFELVELLAKQGRIADPEALKKAVWEREVTRTTGIGHGLAIPHGKAECCDRLVMAIGKTAEPIEFNAIDHRPVRLIFLLASPPAQTGAHIQALAAISRLMTKDEFRAAMLTAPDAARIHELITQAEAVETR; the protein is encoded by the coding sequence ATGCGTCTTACGGACATCATCAAGCTTGACTGCATCGCCGTGCCGCTGTCGGCCACCGACAAGCAGGGCGCGATCTTCGAGCTCGTCGAACTGCTCGCCAAACAGGGCCGCATCGCCGACCCCGAGGCCCTCAAGAAAGCCGTCTGGGAGCGCGAAGTGACCCGCACGACCGGCATCGGTCACGGCCTGGCTATCCCACACGGCAAGGCCGAGTGCTGCGATCGGCTGGTCATGGCCATCGGCAAGACCGCTGAGCCCATCGAGTTCAACGCCATCGATCATCGGCCCGTCCGCCTGATCTTCCTGCTGGCCAGCCCCCCCGCCCAGACCGGCGCGCACATTCAGGCCTTGGCCGCTATCAGCCGGCTCATGACCAAGGACGAATTCCGCGCCGCCATGCTCACCGCCCCCGACGCCGCCCGCATCCACGAACTCATCACGCAGGCCGAAGCCGTCGAAACCCGCTAG
- a CDS encoding tetratricopeptide repeat protein, which translates to MSIRTKTKKRLLILLAIVVVATGMGVALVVYTKQRNEAQAAVDRAEGMAAVKAEDWDKALDHLGHYWRRNKDDAEAMYNFALARLHVELPNGKHIQQAIQILQRVVQLDDNNVEAMHKLLEIYVAVGFETEVSDLSDKLLAIKPDDIDALRSKVIALMRGRKFKEAMQFNDRAAKVQPEDLQTQTNAILIMSKLDQPPLDLIKRAQGVREKFPDNPRMDVLMAFAYALTNDRTNAVEWIKKAAAAAPPDADYVRIVSDQLDAMGLFPDSLAMLQKNAAELKDVNIIRKYARRLWQNNRYQDILTLLKDYKAEDRDSASDLLALKAMSLIRDDKKDEAMAIVDALAKRTGDNGALAWVPVLRDVFIEKPKDIQQVVKICRDGISASPGDPFIRMFLAEAYAQLGENEQAIEQWEAAAQYATAWAQPHIRMAMVYSSTNRARQALQEAQQALLRAPDNVGAVVSLANAWSQLIDAGVGDDTKDKLLELLTQVQKAAPGEPNTIGLYVQMLARTGKVDQAKKVITDALAAKDKPLPEQTLLQLASISRDFKLGLEEQLFAMSADKNGTTANLAYGEAVFKLTNESKEAALAYLQPLVEKNGKDDVSWQIAWARFLDQVGDDRAKAAWIAIGDANPNNLHIQRMILGMGAVQSDRAFMDRTIERVKSQSTDEGLTWQLARARWYLTGEDSQRDPTKAVTMLNDIVKRSPDLIEPRILLATAMQQLDNTGAAIDQLKAASDLQPQNVAIKLELARLNILQGDFTAAQNLVDLAMKDKDLSDVQRQQVAAMLAQMGQSDRAITLLGAEGEKPTLMRAELLFRRSQLKEADEEYQKLLKSAPSPQVVQSYANFLGATGRVDDAMQVMALFKKMKLTPGTLEMLNGEFYRRFGSSDLAAENFEAALKIIPDKPLAWRTLIDFYASLGEADKAMDANDRALKANAGDKLFSLIKNQSAVIKPAIAVESLRPMVSALVKDDDNREAAMAVLRTMQDKTTDSQSLTAHLLALRKLADKNPRFMALQMLLIDENARYGKFEDALSLASRAMEAFPTEADPAERATRLLERLGRWNEVISTGQQWRERTLNQPLLADAEIANAYLNTNQPAKAIAQVERYRAFAMAQPTRLPGIIAVYARGLIGLNQTEEAAKLLKPLLPTAPQWRALWTQLAAQAIKDTPTVATWFERVEAVTPADAIAERVVIANDWYILGARTNNDAYKKKGMEQLRGLATLKDADVGAIISYAMLLYQAGDINGAEAEYRRALEVKPDLSTAQNNLAVLIADKNGNLDEALTLAKMAVESNPTVATFHDTLAHVYSARKNYEQAVASLRSALKIEPESIEWRVNLIAALINKGDKDEAKRMLNDLDALNPDVKSMPTDLRKRIDDARTALQDKQAQAAN; encoded by the coding sequence GTGGACCGCGCCGAAGGCATGGCCGCCGTCAAGGCCGAGGACTGGGACAAGGCCCTGGATCATCTGGGCCACTACTGGCGGCGGAACAAGGACGACGCGGAGGCGATGTACAATTTCGCGCTGGCGCGCCTGCACGTGGAGCTGCCCAACGGCAAGCACATCCAGCAGGCCATTCAGATTCTCCAGCGCGTCGTGCAACTCGATGACAACAACGTCGAGGCGATGCACAAGCTTCTGGAAATCTACGTCGCGGTCGGTTTCGAGACGGAAGTGAGCGACCTGTCGGACAAACTGCTGGCGATCAAGCCCGACGACATCGACGCGCTTCGCTCCAAGGTGATCGCGCTGATGCGCGGCCGCAAGTTCAAGGAGGCGATGCAGTTTAATGATCGCGCCGCCAAGGTGCAGCCGGAGGACTTGCAGACACAGACGAACGCCATCCTGATCATGTCCAAGCTCGATCAGCCGCCGCTGGACCTCATCAAGCGGGCGCAGGGCGTGCGCGAGAAGTTCCCGGACAATCCGCGCATGGATGTGCTGATGGCCTTCGCCTACGCGCTGACCAACGATCGGACGAACGCCGTGGAGTGGATCAAGAAGGCCGCCGCCGCCGCGCCGCCCGACGCCGACTATGTCCGCATCGTGTCGGATCAGCTTGACGCGATGGGCCTGTTCCCCGATTCGCTGGCGATGCTCCAGAAGAACGCCGCGGAACTCAAGGACGTCAACATCATCCGCAAGTACGCGCGGCGTCTGTGGCAGAACAACCGCTATCAGGACATCCTCACGCTGCTCAAGGACTACAAGGCCGAAGACCGCGATTCGGCGAGCGATCTGCTGGCGCTCAAGGCCATGTCGCTCATTCGCGACGATAAGAAGGATGAGGCGATGGCGATCGTCGATGCGCTGGCCAAGCGCACCGGCGACAACGGCGCTCTGGCGTGGGTCCCCGTGCTGCGCGACGTGTTCATCGAGAAGCCCAAGGACATTCAGCAGGTCGTGAAGATTTGCCGCGACGGCATCTCGGCGAGCCCGGGCGATCCGTTCATCCGCATGTTCCTCGCCGAGGCGTATGCCCAGCTCGGCGAGAACGAGCAGGCGATCGAGCAGTGGGAGGCGGCCGCGCAGTACGCCACCGCCTGGGCTCAGCCGCATATCCGCATGGCCATGGTCTACTCCTCGACGAACCGCGCCCGGCAGGCGCTTCAGGAAGCGCAGCAGGCGCTTCTCCGCGCGCCCGACAACGTCGGAGCGGTGGTGAGTCTGGCCAACGCATGGTCGCAGCTCATCGACGCCGGCGTGGGCGATGACACCAAGGACAAGCTGTTGGAACTGCTCACGCAGGTTCAGAAGGCCGCGCCCGGCGAGCCCAACACGATCGGGCTCTATGTGCAGATGCTCGCCCGAACCGGCAAGGTCGATCAGGCCAAAAAGGTCATCACCGACGCGCTGGCCGCCAAGGACAAGCCGCTGCCCGAGCAGACGCTCCTGCAACTGGCTTCCATCAGCCGCGACTTCAAACTCGGCCTCGAAGAGCAGCTTTTCGCCATGAGCGCCGACAAGAACGGCACGACGGCGAACCTGGCTTACGGCGAGGCGGTCTTCAAGCTGACCAATGAATCCAAGGAAGCGGCGCTGGCCTATCTTCAGCCGCTCGTCGAGAAAAACGGCAAGGACGATGTGTCGTGGCAGATTGCGTGGGCGCGCTTCCTGGACCAGGTCGGCGACGATCGGGCGAAGGCGGCGTGGATCGCCATCGGCGACGCCAATCCCAACAATCTGCACATTCAGCGCATGATCCTCGGCATGGGCGCTGTCCAGTCCGACCGGGCTTTCATGGACCGCACCATCGAGCGCGTCAAGTCTCAGAGCACCGATGAGGGACTCACGTGGCAGCTCGCCCGCGCCCGCTGGTACCTGACGGGCGAGGATTCGCAGCGCGATCCGACGAAGGCGGTGACGATGCTCAATGACATCGTCAAGCGCTCGCCGGACCTCATCGAGCCGCGCATTCTGCTGGCGACCGCCATGCAGCAGCTCGACAACACGGGCGCGGCGATCGACCAGCTCAAGGCGGCGTCGGACCTTCAGCCGCAGAACGTGGCGATCAAGCTCGAACTCGCCCGGCTCAACATCCTTCAGGGCGACTTTACCGCCGCGCAGAATCTCGTCGATCTGGCCATGAAGGACAAGGACCTGTCGGACGTGCAGCGTCAGCAGGTCGCCGCGATGCTGGCGCAGATGGGCCAGAGCGACCGGGCGATCACGCTGCTGGGCGCCGAGGGCGAGAAGCCCACGCTGATGCGGGCGGAACTGCTTTTCCGCCGCAGCCAGCTCAAGGAAGCCGACGAGGAGTATCAGAAACTGCTCAAGTCGGCACCGTCGCCGCAGGTGGTGCAGTCGTATGCGAATTTCCTGGGCGCGACGGGGCGTGTGGACGACGCGATGCAGGTGATGGCGCTGTTCAAGAAGATGAAGCTGACGCCCGGCACGCTGGAGATGCTCAACGGCGAGTTCTACCGCCGCTTCGGCAGCAGCGATCTGGCCGCGGAGAATTTCGAGGCGGCGCTGAAGATCATCCCCGACAAGCCGCTGGCCTGGCGCACGCTCATCGACTTCTACGCTTCGCTGGGCGAGGCGGACAAGGCGATGGACGCCAACGATCGGGCCCTGAAGGCCAATGCCGGCGACAAGCTCTTCTCGCTCATCAAGAACCAGTCCGCCGTCATTAAGCCCGCCATCGCCGTCGAGTCCCTGCGGCCGATGGTCTCGGCGCTCGTCAAGGACGACGACAATCGCGAAGCGGCGATGGCCGTGCTCCGCACGATGCAGGACAAGACTACCGATTCGCAGTCGCTGACGGCCCACCTGCTGGCGCTGCGCAAACTCGCGGACAAGAACCCGCGTTTCATGGCGCTTCAGATGCTGCTCATCGACGAAAACGCCCGCTACGGCAAGTTCGAAGACGCGCTCTCGCTGGCGAGCCGCGCGATGGAGGCCTTCCCGACCGAGGCCGACCCGGCCGAGCGCGCCACGCGCCTCCTCGAGCGTCTGGGTCGATGGAACGAAGTCATCTCGACCGGTCAGCAGTGGCGCGAGCGCACGCTCAATCAACCGCTGCTCGCCGACGCCGAGATCGCCAACGCGTATCTGAATACGAACCAGCCCGCCAAGGCGATCGCACAGGTCGAGCGCTACCGCGCCTTTGCGATGGCACAGCCGACCCGCCTGCCGGGGATCATCGCCGTGTACGCCCGCGGGCTCATCGGGCTCAACCAGACGGAGGAGGCGGCCAAGCTGCTCAAGCCGCTGCTGCCGACCGCGCCGCAGTGGCGCGCCCTCTGGACGCAGCTTGCCGCACAGGCGATCAAGGACACGCCGACGGTCGCCACCTGGTTCGAGCGCGTCGAAGCCGTCACCCCGGCCGACGCCATCGCCGAGCGCGTCGTCATCGCCAACGACTGGTACATCCTCGGCGCCCGCACGAACAATGACGCTTACAAGAAGAAGGGCATGGAGCAGCTTCGCGGTCTGGCGACTCTCAAGGACGCCGACGTCGGCGCGATCATCAGCTACGCCATGCTTCTCTATCAGGCCGGCGACATCAACGGCGCCGAAGCCGAGTATCGCCGGGCGCTGGAGGTCAAGCCCGACCTGAGCACCGCGCAGAACAACCTCGCCGTCCTCATCGCCGACAAGAACGGCAATCTCGACGAGGCGCTGACGCTGGCGAAGATGGCGGTCGAGTCGAATCCGACGGTGGCGACGTTCCATGACACGCTCGCGCACGTCTACTCCGCCCGCAAGAATTACGAGCAGGCGGTGGCGAGTCTACGCTCGGCCCTGAAAATCGAACCCGAGAGCATCGAGTGGCGCGTCAACCTGATCGCCGCGCTGATCAACAAGGGCGACAAGGACGAAGCCAAGCGCATGCTCAACGATCTGGATGCGCTGAATCCGGATGTGAAGTCGATGCCGACGGATCTGCGCAAGCGCATCGACGACGCGCGGACCGCCTTGCAGGACAAGCAGGCGCAGGCCGCCAACTGA
- the rfbC gene encoding dTDP-4-dehydrorhamnose 3,5-epimerase yields the protein MNIESLALPEVKLLTPRKFGDSRGFFSETWNRKTLREAGIDLDFVQDNHSLSASKGVVRGLHFQIPPHAQDKLVRCTKGAILDVAVDIRRSSPNFGKHVSAVISAANWTQILIPRGFAHGFVTLEPDTEVLYKVTDLYAPECDRGLRWNDPALGIDWPISADAALLSDKDKKLPLFKDAADLFD from the coding sequence GTGAATATCGAATCGCTGGCCTTGCCGGAGGTGAAGTTGCTGACGCCGCGTAAATTCGGCGATTCACGCGGGTTTTTCTCCGAAACATGGAACCGTAAGACGCTGCGCGAGGCGGGCATCGATCTGGACTTCGTGCAGGACAATCATTCGCTCTCGGCGTCAAAAGGCGTCGTGCGCGGGCTTCATTTTCAGATTCCCCCGCACGCGCAGGACAAGCTTGTCCGCTGCACGAAGGGGGCGATTCTCGACGTGGCGGTCGATATCCGCCGCTCGAGTCCGAACTTCGGCAAGCACGTCAGCGCGGTGATCAGCGCCGCGAACTGGACGCAGATCCTCATCCCGCGCGGGTTCGCCCACGGGTTCGTCACGCTCGAGCCCGATACGGAAGTGCTTTACAAGGTCACGGACCTCTACGCCCCCGAGTGCGATCGCGGGCTGCGATGGAACGATCCGGCGCTGGGCATCGACTGGCCCATCAGCGCGGACGCGGCGCTTCTTTCGGATAAGGACAAAAAACTGCCGCTGTTCAAGGACGCGGCCGATCTGTTCGATTGA